The stretch of DNA GGCGATGCTTCGGATACAGCACCTTGCGCCCGAACTCGACGGCCAGCGAAGGCGGCATGCCAGAAGCCGAGGCCACCAGCGAGGCCTTGATCGATTCATAGAGGTTTAGCTCCTCCTTGGCATCGTGCTCAAGGCACTTGGCCAGTGGGCCGAAGAAGCCATAAGCGGCGAGAATACCGAAGAAGGTACCGACCAGCGCCGCACCCACGTGCATGCCGATGGCCTTCTGGTCGCCATCACCCAGCGACGCCATGGTCACCACGATACCCAGTACCGCCGCCACGATACCGAAACCAGGCATGCCGTCGGCAATACCGGTGACCGCGTGCGACGGGTGCTCGAGCTCTTCCTTCATGCTCAGCAGCTCCATGTCGAACAGGCCTTCGAGCTCGTGGGGTGCCATGTTGCCGGTGGACATGATGCGCAGGTAGTCGCAGATGAATGCGGTCATGCGCTCGTCCCCCAGTACTGCCGGGTACTTGGCAAAGATCGGACTGGCTGCGGCGTCTTCGATATCGCTCTCGATCGCCATCATGCCTTCGCGACGGCTCTTGTTGAGGATTTCATATACCAGGCCCAGTACTTCCAGATAGAAAGCATGGGAGAAGCGCGAGCCGAACATCTTCATCGACTTCTTGATTACATGCATGGTCATGTAACCAGGGTTGGCCTGCATGAAGGCGCCAAAGGCTGCACCGCCGATGATCAGCACTTCGAACGGCTGGATCAGCGCCGCGATCTTGCCGTGGGAGAGTACATATCCGCCGAGCACGCTCGCGAATACGACGATGATGCCGATAATTTTAGCCATAGGTTCAAAGCACTTGCTGTCGTGGTCAGGGTGAGGGACGGGAGCTTTAAAACTCTTCTTCTACTTATCGGCAGAACTGCGCCAGACTATAGCCACTAAAAGCGAAAAGCCAGTTCGGACTGATGTCAAAATGCCAATGGAATCCAAGGTGCCCACTCAGAATCCGCGTACGGTAGAAGCCTGGGTCAAGCTGCTCGACGGTGTCCGTGTACCGGTACCGAAGCAGAGTTACGACCGGGTCATGAGCGCCATCAACGACAATCGCCGCTCGTTGCGCGACATCGCCGAACTGATGCAGGACAGCCCCGCCCTGGTGCTGTCGGTGATGCGCGAGGCCAATCACTCCGCCAACGCCAGCCAGGCCGAGCCCGCCGAAAGCCTGGAGGTCGCCCTCAACCGCCTGGGCCT from Pseudomonas putida encodes:
- the motA gene encoding flagellar motor stator protein MotA, which gives rise to MAKIIGIIVVFASVLGGYVLSHGKIAALIQPFEVLIIGGAAFGAFMQANPGYMTMHVIKKSMKMFGSRFSHAFYLEVLGLVYEILNKSRREGMMAIESDIEDAAASPIFAKYPAVLGDERMTAFICDYLRIMSTGNMAPHELEGLFDMELLSMKEELEHPSHAVTGIADGMPGFGIVAAVLGIVVTMASLGDGDQKAIGMHVGAALVGTFFGILAAYGFFGPLAKCLEHDAKEELNLYESIKASLVASASGMPPSLAVEFGRKVLYPKHRPSFAELEQAVRGR